Proteins encoded by one window of Primulina huaijiensis isolate GDHJ02 chromosome 1, ASM1229523v2, whole genome shotgun sequence:
- the LOC140983190 gene encoding guanylate kinase 2-like isoform X1 — protein sequence MGEAPAFFVDDLPGDYANGHHLNWKGNETAVTIDGNRTYFIDVTKNGDSSVVGIQVFDRSTGEWQIPTVLGTKPDLSKGHSAILLDEERILFIKGDSTSDACFWFLEVNTPFVKDQKIILGTEVVAWSKGVIGETEKPIIISGPSGVGKGTLISKLMEEFPSMFGFSVSHTTRAPRNHEKNGVHYHFAERSVMEKDIEDGKFLEFAAVHGNLYGTSIEAVEVVADKGKRCILDIDVQGARSVKASSLEAVFIFICPPSFEELEQRLRARGTETEEQIQKRLQNAKLELEQGNSSGLFNHILVNDNLDVCYENLKKLLDLDSGIKTTKKPFSESILVPVQHETSKVENKIMITYAARKQENSAVNTLVLDLSSIKGGTPGRTRGLNINVLEPSKMA from the exons ATG GGAGAAGCTCCAGCTTTCTTTGTAGACGATCTCCCAGGTGATTACGCAAATGGGCATCACTTAAATTGGAAGGGCAATGAAACCGCTGTTACTATTGACGGCAATAGAACT TATTTCATTGATGTGACGAAAAATGGAGATTCTTCAGTGGTTGGAATTCAAGTTTTTGATAGATCTACTGGTGAATG GCAGATCCCCACTGTTTTAGGGACAAAACCTGATCTGTCTAAGGGTCACTCAGCTATTCTTTTGGATGAAGAGCGAATCTTGTTTATTAAGGGGGACTCCACATCTGATGCTTGCTTTTGGTTTCTTGAG GTGAATACTCCTTTTGTAAAGGACCAGAAAATCATATTAGGCACCGAAGTGGTTGCCTGGAGTAAAGGAGTGATTGGCGAAACTGAAAAGCCAATTATTATTAGTGGCCCTTCTGGCGTTGGTAAGGGTACCCTCATTTCCAAATTGATGGAAGAATTCCCATCAATGTTCGGATTCTCTGTAAGCCACACAACACGTGCTCCAAGGAACCATGAGAAAAATGGTGTCCATTACCATTTCGCCGAAAGAAGTGTCATggagaaagatattgaagatggAAAATTTCTAGAGTTTGCAGCTGTCCATGGAAATCTCTATGGGACAAGTATAGAAGCAGTTGAGGTGGTTGCGGACAAAGGAAAG AGATGTATCCTTGATATCGATGTTCAAGGGGCGAGGTCTGTGAAGGCTAGTTCTCTTGAAGCTGTTTTTATCTTTATCTGTCCTCCATCATTCGAGGAGCTTGAGCAACGCCTCCGAGCAAG GGGGACTGAGACAGAAGAACAGATCCAGAAACGACTCCAAAACGCTAAGTTGGAGCTTGAGCAGGGAAACTCGTCTGGTCTCTTCAACCATATCTTAGTTAACGATAACCTTGATGTGTGTTACGAGAATCTTAAG AAACTTTTGGATCTCGATAGTGGCATCAAGACCACCAAGAAACCAT TTTCAGAGTCCATTCTTGTACCAGTACAGCATGAGACATCAAAAGTAGAAAACAAGATCATGATAACTTATGCTGCTCGCAAGCAAGAGAATTCAGCTGTTAACAC GTTGGTGCTGGATTTATCGTCAATCAAAGGTGGGACGCCTGGTCGGACAAGGGGTCTGAATATTAACGTATTAGAACCATCCAAAATGGCATAA
- the LOC140983190 gene encoding guanylate kinase 2-like isoform X2, whose product MIPTVLGTKPDLSKGHSAILLDEERILFIKGDSTSDACFWFLEVNTPFVKDQKIILGTEVVAWSKGVIGETEKPIIISGPSGVGKGTLISKLMEEFPSMFGFSVSHTTRAPRNHEKNGVHYHFAERSVMEKDIEDGKFLEFAAVHGNLYGTSIEAVEVVADKGKRCILDIDVQGARSVKASSLEAVFIFICPPSFEELEQRLRARGTETEEQIQKRLQNAKLELEQGNSSGLFNHILVNDNLDVCYENLKKLLDLDSGIKTTKKPFSESILVPVQHETSKVENKIMITYAARKQENSAVNTLVLDLSSIKGGTPGRTRGLNINVLEPSKMA is encoded by the exons ATG ATCCCCACTGTTTTAGGGACAAAACCTGATCTGTCTAAGGGTCACTCAGCTATTCTTTTGGATGAAGAGCGAATCTTGTTTATTAAGGGGGACTCCACATCTGATGCTTGCTTTTGGTTTCTTGAG GTGAATACTCCTTTTGTAAAGGACCAGAAAATCATATTAGGCACCGAAGTGGTTGCCTGGAGTAAAGGAGTGATTGGCGAAACTGAAAAGCCAATTATTATTAGTGGCCCTTCTGGCGTTGGTAAGGGTACCCTCATTTCCAAATTGATGGAAGAATTCCCATCAATGTTCGGATTCTCTGTAAGCCACACAACACGTGCTCCAAGGAACCATGAGAAAAATGGTGTCCATTACCATTTCGCCGAAAGAAGTGTCATggagaaagatattgaagatggAAAATTTCTAGAGTTTGCAGCTGTCCATGGAAATCTCTATGGGACAAGTATAGAAGCAGTTGAGGTGGTTGCGGACAAAGGAAAG AGATGTATCCTTGATATCGATGTTCAAGGGGCGAGGTCTGTGAAGGCTAGTTCTCTTGAAGCTGTTTTTATCTTTATCTGTCCTCCATCATTCGAGGAGCTTGAGCAACGCCTCCGAGCAAG GGGGACTGAGACAGAAGAACAGATCCAGAAACGACTCCAAAACGCTAAGTTGGAGCTTGAGCAGGGAAACTCGTCTGGTCTCTTCAACCATATCTTAGTTAACGATAACCTTGATGTGTGTTACGAGAATCTTAAG AAACTTTTGGATCTCGATAGTGGCATCAAGACCACCAAGAAACCAT TTTCAGAGTCCATTCTTGTACCAGTACAGCATGAGACATCAAAAGTAGAAAACAAGATCATGATAACTTATGCTGCTCGCAAGCAAGAGAATTCAGCTGTTAACAC GTTGGTGCTGGATTTATCGTCAATCAAAGGTGGGACGCCTGGTCGGACAAGGGGTCTGAATATTAACGTATTAGAACCATCCAAAATGGCATAA